One genomic segment of Spiroplasma endosymbiont of Poecilobothrus nobilitatus includes these proteins:
- the ispG gene encoding flavodoxin-dependent (E)-4-hydroxy-3-methylbut-2-enyl-diphosphate synthase yields the protein MNKRNNTRKVMVGNVQIGGQNKVVIQSMTNTKTHDVEATLAQINQLYQEGCEIVRIAVLGKDDAAVLKTIVECSPCPLVADIHFNYEFALIAADAGISKIRINPGNIGSIENTKKVVEKCLEKKIPIRIGVNSGSLPLDLVNKYGWTPKAMIESAHRHIEILEHLGFYDIILSLKATEPLMAIEAYTLASQEWNYPLHLGITEAGSHHTGTIKSCSGLSPLLFNGIGDTIRISLSTDPIAEVEVAKRMLNSLGLYDNIVDVIACPTCGRLEYDLFPVVKELEEYTKDLKIPLKIAILGCVVNGPGEAKQADLGIAGGKNGGIIFKKGKIYKSCKQEDLVPELKILIDKYYQEWQQKNIL from the coding sequence ATGAATAAACGAAATAATACGCGAAAAGTAATGGTTGGTAATGTTCAAATTGGCGGACAAAATAAAGTTGTTATTCAATCAATGACTAATACAAAAACACACGATGTTGAAGCTACTTTAGCGCAAATCAATCAACTATATCAAGAAGGTTGTGAAATTGTTCGAATTGCTGTTTTAGGAAAAGATGACGCTGCTGTCTTAAAAACAATTGTTGAATGTTCTCCTTGTCCATTAGTTGCAGACATCCATTTTAATTATGAATTTGCTTTAATTGCTGCTGATGCTGGTATTAGTAAAATTAGAATTAATCCAGGAAACATTGGGAGTATTGAAAATACAAAAAAAGTTGTCGAAAAATGTCTTGAAAAAAAGATTCCAATCCGAATTGGAGTTAATTCTGGTAGTTTGCCATTAGATCTTGTTAATAAATATGGTTGAACTCCTAAAGCAATGATTGAAAGTGCCCATCGTCATATTGAAATTTTAGAACATCTTGGTTTTTATGATATTATTTTATCTTTAAAAGCAACCGAACCATTAATGGCAATTGAAGCTTATACCTTAGCTAGTCAAGAATGAAATTATCCCCTTCATTTAGGAATTACTGAAGCTGGTAGTCATCATACAGGAACAATTAAATCATGTAGTGGTTTGTCACCTCTTCTTTTTAATGGTATTGGTGATACGATCCGAATTAGTTTATCAACTGATCCAATAGCGGAGGTTGAAGTTGCTAAGCGGATGTTAAATTCACTAGGACTTTATGATAACATTGTTGATGTAATTGCTTGCCCAACATGTGGTCGTTTAGAATATGACCTTTTCCCCGTTGTAAAAGAATTAGAAGAATATACAAAAGATTTAAAAATTCCATTAAAAATTGCCATTTTAGGTTGTGTTGTTAATGGCCCGGGAGAAGCTAAACAAGCTGATTTAGGAATTGCTGGTGGTAAAAATGGTGGAATTATTTTTAAAAAAGGTAAAATTTATAAATCATGTAAACAAGAAGATCTTGTTCCAGAATTAAAAATATTAATTGATAAATATTATCAAGAATGACAACAAAAAAACATTCTTTAA
- a CDS encoding deoxyribonuclease IV: protein MKDYNLIIGSHVSMNKQQNYLLGALNESLNNNANAMMIYTGPPQNTIRVSTEQFFIPEFYQQLKEHHFDINNIIIHAPYIINLANTTNPSTFEIAVEFLKKEITRADEIGIKTIVLHPGSAVGAPEQVGLDRIIEGLNLVLTPNQKTKIALETMAGKGSELGTNFAQLKYIIDNVKLNDKLGICWDTCHMHDVGYRLTEALDDIIIEFEQLIGLNRLLCLHINDSKNPLNAHKDRHENIGYGYLGFETLLKIIYHPKLDGMIKILETPYVGENNHAFAPYKDEIAMIKAKHFTDPFQQNGKIKIDLGE, encoded by the coding sequence ATGAAAGATTATAATTTAATTATAGGAAGTCATGTTAGTATGAACAAGCAACAAAATTATTTGCTTGGTGCCTTAAATGAAAGTTTAAATAATAATGCTAATGCAATGATGATTTATACAGGACCACCCCAAAATACTATTCGCGTTAGTACTGAGCAATTTTTTATTCCAGAATTTTATCAACAATTAAAAGAACATCATTTTGATATTAATAATATTATTATTCATGCTCCTTATATTATTAATTTAGCAAACACAACTAATCCTAGTACTTTTGAAATAGCTGTTGAGTTTTTAAAAAAAGAAATTACTCGTGCTGATGAAATTGGAATTAAAACAATTGTTTTACATCCCGGAAGCGCAGTTGGAGCACCAGAACAAGTTGGGTTAGATCGCATTATTGAAGGATTAAATTTAGTTTTAACACCTAATCAAAAAACAAAAATTGCTTTAGAAACAATGGCTGGTAAGGGGAGCGAATTAGGAACAAATTTTGCACAACTAAAATATATTATTGATAATGTTAAATTAAATGATAAATTAGGAATCTGTTGAGATACTTGTCATATGCATGATGTTGGTTATCGCTTGACAGAAGCATTAGATGATATTATTATAGAATTTGAGCAATTAATTGGTTTAAACCGGTTATTATGTTTACATATTAATGACAGTAAAAATCCTTTAAATGCCCATAAGGATCGGCACGAAAACATTGGTTATGGTTACTTGGGATTTGAAACCCTTTTAAAAATAATTTATCATCCTAAATTAGATGGGATGATTAAGATTTTAGAAACACCATATGTGGGAGAAAACAATCATGCGTTTGCTCCTTATAAGGATGAAATTGCAATGATTAAGGCAAAACATTTTACTGACCCATTTCAACAAAATGGTAAAATAAAAATAGATTTAGGAGAATAA
- a CDS encoding IS1/IS1595 family N-terminal zinc-binding domain-containing protein — translation MKCPNCQSFYCVKNGHNPEGKQKYLCKKFRASFDAFRDHFTYWSHLKYEQWNEIYWFKFHY, via the coding sequence ATTAAATGTCCTAATTGTCAATCTTTTTATTGTGTTAAAAATGGTCATAATCCTGAAGGAAAACAAAAATATTTATGCAAAAAATTTCGTGCTAGTTTTGATGCTTTTCGTGATCATTTTACGTATTGAAGTCATTTAAAATATGAACAGTGAAATGAAATTTATTGATTCAAATTTCATTATTAG
- a CDS encoding IS1/IS1595 family N-terminal zinc-binding domain-containing protein, translating to MEKIIEELINSLTDDQFLEFHEKVKKEAELIKKQKRLNEIDQKFRDKGIKCPNCQSFYCVKNGHNPEGKQKYLCKKCRASFDAFRNHFTYWSHLKYEQWNLLIQISLLGQSSKMISHFIKTSPKTAWYNRQKIMKSKQLENTQLKFKTLNGQIKIDETFIKEIHKGNFKDKFDKKKIHLD from the coding sequence ATGGAAAAAATAATTGAAGAATTAATAAATAGTTTAACAGATGATCAATTTTTAGAATTTCATGAAAAAGTCAAAAAAGAAGCAGAATTAATTAAAAAACAAAAACGCTTAAATGAAATTGACCAAAAATTTAGGGATAAAGGTATTAAATGTCCTAATTGTCAATCTTTTTATTGTGTTAAAAATGGTCATAATCCTGAAGGAAAACAAAAATATTTATGCAAAAAATGTCGTGCTAGTTTTGATGCTTTTCGTAATCATTTTACGTATTGAAGTCATTTAAAATATGAACAGTGAAATTTATTGATTCAAATTTCATTATTAGGCCAATCTAGTAAAATGATTTCCCACTTTATTAAAACATCACCGAAAACCGCTTGATATAATCGCCAAAAAATAATGAAATCAAAACAATTAGAAAACACCCAATTAAAATTTAAAACGTTAAATGGCCAAATTAAAATCGATGAAACATTTATTAAAGAAATCCACAAAGGTAATTTTAAAGATAAATTTGATAAAAAAAAAATTCATCTTGATTAA
- a CDS encoding dual specificity protein phosphatase, producing the protein MSAKKIIDNLYLGDRNSVSQDAMLVISCAEEIYREQIQKYNINNDNQEYLWIDDKHVYFNFKDYPTLQELDPNIVIQALKIIDNNIKNKKIYVHCVWGINRSASIVFMYLVAKGYINHDDFDSALEQFERIYPYINPNPGWFDFLLNEFPYSHLISN; encoded by the coding sequence ATGTCCGCAAAGAAAATTATCGATAATTTGTATCTTGGTGATCGTAATAGTGTTTCACAAGATGCTATGTTAGTAATTAGTTGTGCTGAAGAAATTTATCGTGAACAAATTCAAAAATATAATATTAATAATGATAATCAAGAATATCTTTGAATTGATGACAAACATGTTTATTTTAATTTTAAGGATTATCCAACATTACAAGAATTAGATCCTAATATTGTAATTCAAGCATTAAAGATTATTGATAATAATATTAAAAATAAAAAAATTTATGTTCATTGTGTTTGAGGAATTAACCGTAGTGCATCAATTGTTTTTATGTATTTAGTAGCAAAAGGATATATTAATCATGATGACTTTGATAGTGCTTTGGAACAATTTGAACGAATTTATCCCTATATCAATCCAAATCCAGGTTGATTTGATTTTTTACTAAATGAGTTTCCATATAGCCACTTAATTTCGAATTAA
- a CDS encoding transposase, producing the protein MIQISLLGQSSKMISRFIKTSPKTAWYNRQKIMKSKQLENTQLKFKMLNGKIQIDETFIKEIHKGNFKDKFDKRKIYLDSFSTNTKCCIQMAVDSNNNIYVKSTNTKRLQKQWIIENINKQLIKENSIIISDMQPLYLLVAKQTNSILLATKTSTNPDASYRKLNKISKLQSNLKESLIHYHGLGFTNIQNYLNLWKWKYQHKGLTPNQQSSVLYFNV; encoded by the coding sequence TTGATTCAAATTTCATTATTAGGCCAATCTAGTAAAATGATTTCCCGCTTTATTAAAACATCACCGAAAACCGCTTGATATAATCGCCAAAAAATAATGAAATCAAAACAATTAGAAAACACCCAATTAAAATTTAAAATGTTAAATGGCAAAATTCAAATCGATGAAACATTTATTAAAGAAATCCACAAAGGTAATTTTAAAGATAAATTTGATAAAAGAAAAATTTATCTTGATTCATTTTCAACCAACACTAAATGTTGTATTCAAATGGCTGTTGATAGCAATAATAATATTTATGTTAAATCAACCAACACAAAACGATTACAAAAACAGTGAATTATTGAAAATATTAATAAACAATTAATCAAAGAAAATTCAATTATTATTTCTGACATGCAACCATTATATTTATTAGTAGCAAAACAAACAAATTCTATTTTATTAGCAACTAAAACTAGTACAAATCCTGATGCTAGTTATCGGAAGTTAAATAAAATTAGTAAATTACAATCAAATCTTAAAGAATCCTTAATTCATTATCATGGCTTAGGTTTCACGAACATTCAAAATTATTTAAATCTCTGAAAATGAAAATACCAGCATAAAGGTTTAACGCCAAACCAACAATCATCGGTATTATATTTTAACGTATAA